GATTTCTTCCAGGTCCAGGAGAAATTCCCCGCGCAGACCTATATCGGCGCGGTCAACGTCTCCGGGCTCGACCAGCCGCAAGCCCTCGACAAGATCCGCTCCCTGAACCCTTCCCAGGTCTTCGCGCCGGCCGTTTCCTTTGAGGCGGAAAAAGAAAGTTTCTCTTATTCCCCCGAAGAGCTCGGCGTCACCGTCAACTACGAAGAGAGCATAAAACAGGCCTTTAAAATGACCCACCAGGATGGCTATATCCGGGAGCTGAAGGAGCGCCTGACCGAGGGGATGATCCACTGCCCTGTTGTCCTGTCGCTGAACGAGAACAAATTGCGCGATGCGCTGGAAACCCTGGCCAACAAGATCCGCTCCGATTCCCAGGACGCTTCGATCATCCTTTACGAAGAGACCGGCGGCTACCATATCGAACCGGAGGAAATGGGGCGCGAGGTCAATATCGATGACACCGTCAAAGAGTTCAAGGCCGCCCTGGCGGCCGAAAAAAAGACCTTCCCGGTCGTCATTGAGTACGAGGAGCCGTACATCACGGAAAAGGAGCTCCGCGCCGCGCCGCCGGCTCACCGCCTCTCCGCCTTCACCACCTATTACGGCAAACACGATTCGCCTAACCGAATCCACAACATCCGGCTGGTCGCCTCCTGGATCAACAACACCATCCTGATGCCGGGCGAGGTTTTTTCGGTCGGGGACATCCTGGGCGACATCACGCCGGAACGCGGGTTCAAGGAAGCTTTCGTGATCATGAAGGGGGAACTGGTCCCGCAGCTGGGCGGCGGCTCCTGCCAGATCGCAACAACCCTGTACAACACCATCCAGCTGGCCGACGTCAAGGTCGTCCAGCGGCGGAGCCATTCGATGTATTTTAATATCTACCCGCTCGGCCGCGACGCCGGCGTGTTCCCCCCGTCGCTCGATTTCAAGTTCGAGAACGACACCGGCCACCCGCTCCTGATCAAGGCGCTTGCCACCAACCGGCGGCTCTCTTTCCGGCTCTACGGGACGCCGACCGGCAAGACGGTCAAGTTCACCTACCCGCGCGTTCATATGCTGACCGAATCCGGGTACGTCCCGGCCACGGTCCGGGCGGTGCTGGCCGCCGACGCGCCGTTCAAGACCGAAGTGACCCGCACGGTCTTCGACAAAGAAGGCAAAGAGCTGAAGAGCGAAAAGATCCTCAGCTTCTACAAGCTTTATGGAGAAAAAGAAAATGTGCCGATTGCCAGGCCTGAACCAAGATAACCAAAACTCGAAATACTAAACTCTAAATTCTAAACAAATCCGAAATGCGAAACCCGAAATTCCAAACAACGATCAAAAAGGCTTTTACCCTGGAGGGGATCGGGCTGCATAGCGGGGCAAAGGTCTCCGCGACGGTCGCGCCAGCTGAAGCAGGCGCCGGGGTAACGTTCAACGGGACCCGAGCAATCCTGTCTAACGTAACCGCGACAAAACGGGCAACTACAATTGGCAACGTGGCCATGGTCGAGCATCTTCTTTCGGCCGCCGCCGGCCTTGGCATCGACAACCTTGCCGTTATTGTTCAGGGGCCGGAAATTCCTGTTCTAGATGGGAGTGCTTTGCCTTGGGTTGAGGCCTTGGAAAAGGCGGGAATTCTCCCCCTCTCCTCACTACTTACCCCTCTCATCATTCAACAACCTATCCGCCTAACCACCCAGGATGCCTCCCTGGAAGCCTTCCCTTACGATGGCTTCGAGGTCGAATTTATGGTAGACTTTAAAGGGGTTGGAGAGCAGAAATTCGCTTATAACGCTGAAAAAATGAGCTATAAGGCGGAGATCGCCCCGGCCCGGACATTTGGCTATCTTGAAGAGATCGACGCGCTAAAAGCGCAGGGCTTGGGTCTGGGGGCATCTTACGACAACGCTCTGGTCTTAAATAACAGCGGCTACGTCAACGAACCCCGGTTCCCCGATGAGCCGGCCCGCCACAAGATACTGGACCTGATCGGCGACCTGGCGCTGCTGGGAAGACCGCTTAAGGCCCGGCTCAAGGCCAGCCGCTCCGGCCACAAGTTGAACGCGGAATTAGTAAGGAGGATATTACAGCCATGAACGAAGTGAACATCGATATCAAGGAGATCATGAAAACGATCCCCCATCGTTACCCCTTCCTGCTGATCGACCGGGTGATCGAACTGGAAGAAGGAAAACGGGCCGTCGCCATCAAGAACGTGACGATGAACGAGCCGCAATTCA
This window of the Candidatus Margulisiibacteriota bacterium genome carries:
- the lpxC gene encoding UDP-3-O-acyl-N-acetylglucosamine deacetylase, with the translated sequence MRNPKFQTTIKKAFTLEGIGLHSGAKVSATVAPAEAGAGVTFNGTRAILSNVTATKRATTIGNVAMVEHLLSAAAGLGIDNLAVIVQGPEIPVLDGSALPWVEALEKAGILPLSSLLTPLIIQQPIRLTTQDASLEAFPYDGFEVEFMVDFKGVGEQKFAYNAEKMSYKAEIAPARTFGYLEEIDALKAQGLGLGASYDNALVLNNSGYVNEPRFPDEPARHKILDLIGDLALLGRPLKARLKASRSGHKLNAELVRRILQP
- a CDS encoding VanW family protein: MRTLIKVFGVVAAASLLVTAGLIGFDFFQVQEKFPAQTYIGAVNVSGLDQPQALDKIRSLNPSQVFAPAVSFEAEKESFSYSPEELGVTVNYEESIKQAFKMTHQDGYIRELKERLTEGMIHCPVVLSLNENKLRDALETLANKIRSDSQDASIILYEETGGYHIEPEEMGREVNIDDTVKEFKAALAAEKKTFPVVIEYEEPYITEKELRAAPPAHRLSAFTTYYGKHDSPNRIHNIRLVASWINNTILMPGEVFSVGDILGDITPERGFKEAFVIMKGELVPQLGGGSCQIATTLYNTIQLADVKVVQRRSHSMYFNIYPLGRDAGVFPPSLDFKFENDTGHPLLIKALATNRRLSFRLYGTPTGKTVKFTYPRVHMLTESGYVPATVRAVLAADAPFKTEVTRTVFDKEGKELKSEKILSFYKLYGEKENVPIARPEPR